The following coding sequences lie in one Candidatus Thermoplasmatota archaeon genomic window:
- a CDS encoding GMP synthase subunit A → MRILVVDNGGQWTHREWRVLRDLNVECEIVPNSTPLDKIQGDGLVLSGGAPRVGLDQEKMGKCGEYIDKAGVPILGICAGHQFMATHLGGKAGPSKVPEFGKMMVTVDDEDDMFKGLPTEFVAWESHNDEVTQLPPDFVALAHSDNCQIQAMKHKTKPLYGLQFHPEVENTDNGYEMFQAFIDICEAHKKA, encoded by the coding sequence ATGCGTATCCTGGTCGTTGACAACGGAGGTCAGTGGACCCACAGGGAATGGAGGGTGCTGAGGGATCTCAACGTCGAGTGTGAGATTGTGCCAAACAGCACACCTCTCGACAAGATCCAGGGGGACGGCCTAGTCCTGTCGGGCGGAGCCCCCAGGGTCGGTCTCGACCAGGAGAAGATGGGCAAGTGCGGGGAATACATCGACAAGGCAGGTGTCCCCATTCTTGGAATCTGTGCCGGGCATCAATTCATGGCGACCCACCTGGGTGGAAAGGCCGGTCCTTCGAAGGTGCCTGAGTTCGGCAAGATGATGGTGACCGTGGACGATGAGGACGACATGTTCAAGGGCCTGCCGACGGAGTTCGTGGCTTGGGAATCGCACAATGATGAGGTCACCCAGCTGCCGCCAGATTTCGTGGCGCTCGCTCATTCTGACAACTGCCAGATCCAGGCCATGAAGCACAAGACCAAACCTCTCTACGGCCTACAATTCCATCCCGAGGTCGAGAACACCGACAACGGGTACGAGATGTTCCAGGCGTTCATCGACATATGCGAGGCGCACAAGAAGGCGTGA
- a CDS encoding DUF131 domain-containing protein, with protein MFVAGVALIATAVATGESNVSLVIVFPVFSGSSLTFLLATLLIISSFIVGFVLMAMDHEWTEERVEAASEGVRSSAPVSRTEYGGVVLLGPIPIAFGSNKRVALIMLVVGVILAIVVLVILLAYG; from the coding sequence ATGTTCGTCGCTGGGGTGGCGTTAATCGCAACTGCAGTGGCTACGGGTGAGTCCAATGTGTCGCTAGTCATCGTCTTTCCCGTATTCTCTGGCTCCAGCCTTACTTTCCTGCTTGCGACATTGCTCATCATCTCGAGCTTCATAGTTGGATTCGTCTTAATGGCGATGGACCACGAATGGACGGAGGAACGAGTAGAAGCAGCATCGGAAGGGGTGAGGAGCAGCGCGCCGGTATCAAGGACCGAGTACGGAGGCGTGGTTCTCCTTGGACCGATCCCCATAGCCTTTGGCTCCAACAAGAGAGTGGCACTGATCATGCTGGTGGTCGGAGTCATCCTCGCAATCGTTGTGCTGGTAATACTACTCGCCTACGGCTAG
- a CDS encoding Mut7-C RNAse domain-containing protein gives MTDPVTTPRFVADHMLGSLARWLRMIGYDTIYDKGLDDKRMAELARTENRFLLTRDKELAKEPGALLLEQDDLDSQLKATGAKFGLKYNEDLIRCSTCNGDLLQLPKEEAKAVVPEGAYAGNDKFWKCSKCGKVFWKGSHWLGIMDRLKKLSLT, from the coding sequence GTGACCGACCCCGTCACCACTCCGAGGTTCGTCGCGGACCACATGCTCGGCTCACTTGCCAGATGGCTCCGGATGATTGGCTATGACACGATCTACGACAAGGGGCTGGATGACAAGCGCATGGCGGAGCTGGCAAGGACCGAGAACAGATTCTTACTGACGAGGGACAAGGAACTGGCGAAAGAGCCAGGGGCATTGCTCCTGGAGCAGGACGACTTGGATTCTCAGCTGAAGGCCACGGGAGCGAAGTTCGGTCTGAAGTACAACGAAGACCTGATCAGGTGCTCCACATGCAACGGAGACCTCCTGCAGCTTCCAAAGGAGGAGGCGAAGGCGGTTGTACCTGAGGGAGCATATGCGGGAAACGACAAATTCTGGAAGTGCTCGAAGTGCGGCAAGGTCTTCTGGAAAGGTTCGCACTGGCTAGGCATTATGGACCGGCTGAAGAAGCTCAGCCTAACTTAG
- the guaA gene encoding glutamine-hydrolyzing GMP synthase — MFNAEKFIEQQVKKLKNDVSGKAIIAASGGVDSTVCAALVGEALGERLLAVYVDTGFMRKGETESVDKMLRHLGVNHIVVDASDEYFAALKGVIEPETKRKIIGEKFIRIFEREAKKFGTEYLVQGTIAPDWIESGGGLRDTIKSHHNVGGLPKDMNLKLVEPLRDLYKDEVRKVGRALKIEVAEKQPFPGPALAIRVMGEPTRESVAIVREACAIVEEEIEKASAAGKMKLPWQYFAVLLPVKSVGVQGDIRAYGYTIAVRAVDSVDAMTAVYSKMPHEVLETISGRIVNSMKDKVNRVVYDITNKPPATIEWE, encoded by the coding sequence ATGTTCAACGCAGAGAAGTTCATTGAACAGCAGGTCAAGAAGCTCAAGAATGATGTCAGCGGAAAGGCGATAATCGCGGCTTCCGGCGGAGTCGATAGTACCGTGTGCGCCGCGCTGGTCGGCGAAGCCCTTGGAGAGAGACTGCTTGCGGTCTATGTCGACACGGGCTTCATGAGGAAGGGCGAGACGGAGTCAGTCGACAAGATGCTCAGGCATCTCGGCGTGAACCATATAGTGGTCGATGCGAGCGATGAGTACTTTGCGGCCTTGAAGGGAGTCATCGAACCGGAGACGAAGCGGAAGATTATCGGCGAGAAGTTCATCAGGATATTCGAGCGCGAGGCGAAGAAGTTCGGGACAGAGTACCTGGTCCAAGGAACCATTGCCCCCGACTGGATCGAGAGCGGTGGTGGTCTGAGGGACACGATCAAGTCTCACCACAACGTGGGCGGGCTTCCCAAGGACATGAACTTAAAACTCGTCGAGCCGCTGAGGGACCTCTACAAGGACGAGGTGCGGAAGGTCGGCCGTGCGCTGAAGATCGAAGTTGCAGAGAAGCAGCCGTTTCCGGGACCCGCTCTCGCAATCAGGGTGATGGGCGAACCGACGCGCGAATCCGTGGCAATCGTTCGGGAAGCGTGTGCCATCGTCGAGGAGGAGATCGAGAAGGCCTCCGCGGCGGGTAAGATGAAGCTGCCCTGGCAGTACTTCGCTGTGCTCTTGCCGGTCAAGAGCGTCGGAGTCCAAGGCGACATCAGGGCGTACGGTTACACTATCGCTGTGAGGGCAGTTGATTCCGTAGATGCCATGACTGCTGTCTACTCGAAGATGCCTCACGAAGTGCTCGAGACGATCTCCGGCAGGATCGTCAATAGCATGAAGGATAAGGTCAACAGGGTGGTCTACGACATAACCAACAAACCCCCGGCGACAATAGAGTGGGAGTGA